One genomic window of Sardina pilchardus chromosome 15, fSarPil1.1, whole genome shotgun sequence includes the following:
- the LOC134102814 gene encoding glandular kallikrein-3, submandibular-like yields MAIQHRLLLFLTLAANAHAALSGDEIINGKKAADGSLEYMASVQINGTHSCGGFLIDPNFVLTAAHCDNGGEMTVVLGTHSLKRNVKKRKVDIKIKHGSYKSLMTGNDIMLLKLYKPVELGKRVKVVNIPRDDTPVKQPNECLVAGWGFTENKNKKVSDDLQVVNVKTIDTEDCKKEWKVVRVTLPDKIMCAGGYEEKEGACQGDSGGPLVCDNVAVGIVSFNLHNDCNYPNAPNVYTQISKFLPWINETIEAHS; encoded by the exons ATGGCTATCCAGCATCGCCTACTTCTCTTCCTCACTTTGGCAGCAAATGCACATGCAG CCTTGTCTGGAGACGAAATCATCAATGGGAAGAAAGCTGCAGATGGCTCCTTGGAATACATGGCATCGGTGCAGATCAATGGCACCCATAGCTGTGGAGGATTCCTCATTGACCCCAACTTTGTTCTTACGGCTGCACACTGTGACAACGG TGGTGAGATGACTGTTGTACTTGGCACACATAGCCTGAAGAGAAATGTTAAAAAACGCAAAGTGGACATCAAGATTAAGCATGGATCGTACAAAAGCTTAATGACTGGAAATGACATAATGTTATTAAAG TTATACAAACCAGTGGAATTAGGCAAAAGGGTGAAAGTAGTTAATATTCCAAGAGACGACACACCAGTTAAGCAACCCAACGAGTGCTTAGTTGCTGGTTGGGGTTtcactgaaaacaaaaacaagaaggTATCAGATGATCTGCAGGTTGTAAACGTCAAGACCATTGACACAGAGGACTGCAAAAAAGAGTGGAAGGTAGTAAGGGTGACTCTGCCAGACAAGATCATGTGTGCTGGAGGATATGAGGAAAAGGAAGGCGCCTGCCag GGTGATTCAGGGGGACCACTGGTGTGTGACAATGTAGCAGTTGGCATTGTTTCATTCAACCTACATAATGACTGTAACTATCCTAATGCTCCCAATGTCTACACTCAGATCTCAAAATTCTTGCCCTGGATTAACGAAACCATTGAAGCCCATTCTTGA
- the LOC134102813 gene encoding kallikrein-7-like, whose translation MAIQHRLLLFLALAANAHAALSGDEIINGKKAADGSLEYMVSVQINGTHKCGGFLIDPNFVLTAAHCDNSGEMTVVLGTHGIKGKVKKRKVDSKIKHGSYKSSLTGNDIMLLKLFKQVKLGKGVKVVNIPRDDTPVKQPTKCSVAGWGSTENRNKKASDDLQVVNVKTIDTEECKNVWKEARVTLPDKVMCAGGYETKKGACQGDSGGPLVCNNVAVGIVSFNLRQDCNYPNVPNVYTQISKFLPWISETIKVHS comes from the exons ATGGCTATCCAGCACCGCCTACTTCTCTTCCTTGCTTTGGCAGCAAATGCACATGCAG CCTTGTCTGGAGACGAAATCATCAATGGGAAGAAAGCTGCAGATGGCTCCTTGGAATACATGGTATCGGTGCAGATTAATGGCACCCATAAGTGTGGAGGATTCCTCATTGACCCCAACTTTGTTCTTACGGCTGCACACTGTGACAACAG CGGTGAGATGACTGTTGTCCTTGGCACACACGGCATTAAGGGAAAAGTTAAAAAACGCAAAGTGGACAGCAAGATTAAGCATGGATCGTACAAAAGCTCATTGACTGGAAATGACATAATGCTATTAAAG CTATTCAAACAGGTGAAATTAGGTAAAGGGGTGAAAGTAGTTAATATTCCAAGAGACGACACACCAGTTAAGCAACCCACAAAGTGCTCAGTTGCTGGTTGGGGTTCCACTGAGAACAGGAACAAGAAGGCATCAGATGATCTGCAGGTTGTAAACGTCAAGACCATTGACACAGAAGAATGCAAAAACGTGTGGAAGGAAGCACGGGTGACTCTGCCAGACAAGGTCATGTGTGCCGGAGGTTATGAAACCAAGAAAGGGGCCTGCCAG GGTGATTCAGGGGGACCACTGGTGTGCAACAATGTGGCAGTTGGCATTGTTTCATTCAACCTAAGGCAAGACTGTAACTATCCTAATGTTCCAAATGTCTACACACAGATCTCAAAATTCTTGCCTTGGATTAGCGAAACCATTAAAGTCCATTCTTGA
- the LOC134102050 gene encoding mast cell protease 2-like isoform X1: MRALHHHLMLLMMLLLLVHGCCAEKIINGSTVADKDMKFMASVQNNGKHVCGGFVIKPNFVLTAAHCEKWLTGKVSVVLGAHNIRKTEKNKRYYIRKEDRIIHKAYKKVIAGNDIMLLKLSGKIGKDVKTVKIPTTEKTKMNNTTKCLVAGWGKTSKNEPSIQLQVAQVQLIDFPNCQAAWKQKDINKTLPKNVMCAKGFNRNGPSLGDSGGPLVCNGLAVGIVSFNLSEGYRQIIPSVYTQISKFLPWIKSKTGPSFDLQDYYFE; this comes from the exons ATGCGTGCCCTACACCATCACCTGATGCTTCTGATGATGCTGCTTCTGCTTGTGCACG GCTGTTGTGCTGAGAAGATCATTAATGGGAGTACTGTAGCAGATAAAGACATGAAGTTCATGGCATCAGTACAGAACAATGGGAAGCATGTCTGTGGAGGCTTTGTGATAAAGCCCAACTTTGTACTGACTGCAGCACACTGCGAAAAATG GCTCACTGGCAAGGTGAGTGTTGTTCTTGGGGCACACAACATCCGTAAAACAGAGAAGAACAAGCGatacta tatcAGAAAAGAGGACAGAATCATCCACAAAGCGTACAAAAAAGTCATAGCTGGAAATGACATCATGCTGTTGAAG CTGTCAGGGAAAATCGGCAAGGATGTGAAAACAGTGAAAATCCCTACAACTGAGAAAACGAAGATGAACAATACCACAAAGTGTTTGGTCGCTGGTTGGGGTAAAACAAGTAAGAATGAACCCTCAATTCAGCTCCAAGTGGCCCAGGTTCAACTCATCGATTTCCCAAACTGCCAGGCAGCGTGGAAGCAAAAGGACATCAACAAGACACTTCCCAAAAATGTCATGTGTGCCAAAGGGTTCAACAGGAATGGTCCGAGTCTG GGAGACTCGGGAGGTCCATTGGTGTGCAATGGCCTGGCTGTTGGTATAGTGTCATTCAACCTAAGTGAAGGCTATCGACAGATCATCCCTTCTGTTTATACTCAAATCTCAAAGTTCCTGCCATGGATCAAAAGCAAAACTGGTCCCAGTTTTGATTTGCAAGATTATTATTTTGAGTAA
- the LOC134102311 gene encoding granzyme B(G,H)-like, with product MGGATLLCLQLAASLLLLGFSSAQGGYVGIVNGTVAKKDSRPYMVSVQRNKNHICGGFLVSESFVMTAAHCITWGVDLTVVVGGHDITNQKSGTRIPVKYYHVNPGYIPETFQNDIAILQLAEGAKQSNVKRISIPEKDKDIKGAEVCSVAGWGATKTNGGENNLLLEADVVIMKKEECKKLWKKYFSEKMLCANGKAGFCQGDSGGTLVCKNKAVGVVSFNERQNCDKPKKPNVYTKISAYLPWIKSILKSVKLK from the exons ATGGGTGGTGCAACTCTTCTCTGCCTTCAGCTGGCAGCTTCCTTGCTGTTGCTGGGTTTCTCAA GTGCCCAGGGTGGGTATGTGGGCATTGTGAATGGCACAGTAGCAAAAAAAGACTCCAGGCCCTACATGGTCTCTGTGCAGAGAAATAAGAATCATATCTGTGGTGGCTTTCTGGTGTCTGAGTCATTTGTCATGACTGCAGCTCATTGTATCACTTG GGGAGTGGATTTGACTGTTGTGGTAGGAGGACATGACATTACAAACCAGAAAAGTGGCACAAGGATACCAGTGAAATATTACCATGTCAACCCCGGATACATACCTGAGACTTTTCAGAATGACATTGCAATTCTACAG CTGGCAGAAGGAGCAAAACAGTCCAATGTAAAGCGGATTTCTATTcctgagaaagacaaagacatcAAAGGGGCAGAGGTTTGCAGTGTGGCGGGATGGGGGGCAACAAAAACCAATGGCGGTGAAAACAACCTCCTTCTGGAGGCAGATGTGGTTATCATGAAAAAAGAAGAGTGCAAGAAATTATGGAAAAAATACTTCAGTGAAAAAATGCTTTGTGCGAATGGTAAAGCAGGCTTTTGCCAG GGTGACTCGGGTGGCACTCTGGTTTGCAAGAACAAGGCTGTGGGAGTAGTGTCGTTCAACGAGAGACAGAACTGTGACAAGCCAAAAAAGCCAAATGTCTACACAAAGATATCAGCATATCTGCCCTGGATAAAGAGTATTTTAAAGAGTGtgaaactgaaataa